The following are encoded together in the Aciduricibacillus chroicocephali genome:
- the fabD gene encoding ACP S-malonyltransferase — MNKIAFMFPGQGSQSVGMGKELYETYPIVRALYEEADELLGMKLSELMFNGPEENLKATENAQPALLLSSIAVHSVLTEYGIKPDMAVGHSLGEYSALVASGALSFQDAIRLVQKRGQLMEQAYPKGQGAMAAVLGLEQAKVEAALEQISGDQPVDVANLNCPGQIVISGSKEGIGQAESVLKEAGAKRVKELAVSGPFHSRLMKPASEKFAAELEGITIQDPVIPMFANVTAAPVSTAAEVKDLLIKQLYSPVRFSEAASTMIEKGASRFVELGNGKVLCGLLKKIDKSIPTYAVQDKETLEGLAAWLKEETQNA; from the coding sequence ATGAACAAAATCGCATTCATGTTCCCTGGTCAAGGCTCACAAAGTGTTGGCATGGGCAAGGAACTTTATGAAACATATCCAATTGTGCGTGCGCTTTATGAGGAAGCTGACGAACTGCTTGGCATGAAGTTATCGGAACTTATGTTTAATGGTCCGGAAGAAAATCTTAAAGCAACCGAGAATGCTCAACCCGCACTTCTGCTCTCAAGCATTGCAGTACATAGTGTATTAACAGAATACGGTATTAAGCCAGATATGGCAGTTGGTCATAGTCTTGGTGAATATAGTGCTCTCGTTGCATCAGGCGCACTTTCATTCCAAGATGCAATTAGACTTGTACAGAAACGCGGTCAGCTTATGGAACAGGCATATCCGAAAGGTCAGGGAGCGATGGCTGCTGTGCTAGGTCTGGAACAAGCAAAGGTAGAAGCAGCTTTGGAACAGATTTCCGGAGATCAGCCTGTTGATGTTGCGAACCTTAACTGTCCTGGACAAATTGTTATCTCGGGAAGTAAAGAAGGTATTGGACAAGCAGAAAGCGTTCTTAAGGAAGCTGGTGCCAAGCGTGTTAAAGAGCTTGCTGTCAGTGGTCCATTCCATTCACGTCTTATGAAACCAGCAAGTGAAAAATTTGCTGCAGAACTTGAAGGAATTACAATTCAAGATCCTGTAATACCTATGTTTGCAAACGTTACAGCAGCACCGGTTTCAACTGCTGCCGAAGTAAAAGACTTACTAATTAAACAGCTCTATTCTCCAGTACGATTTTCTGAAGCAGCTAGCACGATGATTGAAAAGGGTGCCAGCCGATTTGTTGAACTTGGAAACGGAAAGGTATTGTGTGGTCTGCTTAAGAAGATCGATAAATCCATTCCAACTTATGCTGTTCAAGATAAGGAAACATTGGAAGGTCTTGCTGCATGGCTAAAGGAGGAGACACAAAATGCTTAA
- the fapR gene encoding transcription factor FapR, which translates to MKKSKAERQKELVKMIEKTPFVTDDQLASMFGVSIQTIRLDRLELGIPELRERIKSVAKSKWKETVKALPIEDVIGEIIDLELGRRAISILAIGKEHVFSKNRIARGHHLFAQANSLAVAVINDAFALTSKSTVKFTRPVLEGERVVAKAHVEELGERNLTMVEVESFVDSELVFKGQFHMYHSSERREDSDEVGN; encoded by the coding sequence ATGAAAAAGAGCAAAGCAGAACGTCAAAAAGAACTAGTTAAAATGATAGAGAAGACACCATTTGTTACTGATGACCAGCTTGCAAGTATGTTTGGAGTCAGTATACAAACGATTCGCCTTGATAGACTTGAACTGGGTATTCCTGAACTGCGAGAAAGGATTAAATCCGTTGCCAAATCGAAATGGAAAGAGACTGTAAAAGCTCTGCCCATAGAGGATGTCATTGGAGAAATCATTGATCTTGAACTGGGCAGGCGTGCTATTTCTATACTGGCAATCGGCAAAGAGCATGTTTTTTCTAAGAATAGAATTGCAAGGGGACATCATTTGTTTGCACAGGCCAATTCGCTTGCTGTCGCCGTAATCAATGATGCCTTCGCACTTACATCTAAATCAACTGTAAAATTTACACGTCCTGTTCTTGAAGGAGAGCGGGTTGTCGCAAAAGCCCATGTAGAAGAATTGGGTGAACGTAATTTGACGATGGTCGAAGTTGAAAGCTTTGTTGATTCTGAGCTCGTTTTTAAAGGGCAATTTCATATGTATCATTCAAGCGAACGAAGGGAAGATTCTGATGAAGTTGGCAATTGA
- the recG gene encoding ATP-dependent DNA helicase RecG, with amino-acid sequence MLNVPVTEIKGVGEKMAEDLALMKINTIGDLLQYFPYRYDIHEIKPLSELVHNEQATIEGRVLYAPSLSFYGKKKSRLTLTIEAEHVAIKVVMFNRAFLKNQLEPGDIVTLTGKWDANRLQLTATHFHKGEARQSDDIRPVYSAKGDVTTAKLKKLIAEALKSYGKDIQELLPARYLQSYKLPGRLEAISSLHLPENRLALKHARRRFIYEEFLLFQLKMQWLRKTLRESTEGNAKKVDKEELSSFINSFPFQPTTAQERAVKEILKDMQAPYRMNRLLQGDVGSGKTAVAAICLHANMTAGKQGALMVPTEILAEQHVQSLRGLFGDIARIELLTGSVKGKKRKELLADLQNGEIDLVIGTHALIQDDVFFADLGLVIVDEQHRFGVEQRRTLREKGLHPDVLFMTATPIPRTLAITAFGDMDVSVLDVMPAGRKEIKTFWMKDNELPKILASVQKHVSMGEQAYVICPLIEESDKLDIQNAVDLHQQLVTYFPSNIKVGLMHGRLTAQEKDEVMQEFQENRIQILVSTTVVEVGVNVPNATVMVIYDAERFGLSQLHQLRGRVGRGDKQSYCILIADPKGEVGKERMRIMTETNDGFVLSEEDLKLRGPGDFFGRKQSGLPEFKIADMIHDYRALETARQDAYEIIEQNLLEKDPEFNLIAEELEKEKAFSEKLD; translated from the coding sequence ATGCTGAACGTGCCTGTTACAGAAATTAAAGGTGTTGGCGAGAAAATGGCAGAAGATCTCGCTTTGATGAAAATCAATACTATAGGAGATCTTTTGCAATATTTTCCGTACCGATACGATATTCATGAAATCAAACCACTTAGTGAATTGGTTCATAATGAACAGGCGACGATTGAGGGAAGGGTGCTATATGCTCCTTCCCTCAGTTTTTATGGCAAAAAAAAGTCGCGTCTTACTCTGACAATAGAGGCAGAACATGTTGCCATTAAAGTCGTCATGTTTAATCGCGCATTTCTAAAAAATCAGCTTGAGCCAGGCGACATTGTTACTTTGACAGGCAAATGGGATGCGAATCGGCTGCAGCTTACAGCAACCCATTTTCACAAAGGTGAGGCTCGGCAGTCAGATGATATTCGACCTGTCTATTCAGCGAAGGGCGATGTAACAACAGCCAAGTTGAAAAAATTGATTGCTGAAGCACTTAAGTCATATGGGAAGGATATACAGGAATTGCTGCCTGCCCGTTATTTGCAAAGCTATAAACTTCCTGGACGCCTGGAAGCGATCAGTTCCTTACATCTCCCCGAAAACAGGCTTGCATTAAAACATGCGAGGCGCCGTTTTATTTATGAAGAGTTTCTTTTATTTCAATTGAAGATGCAATGGCTGCGTAAAACGCTTAGAGAATCAACAGAGGGTAATGCAAAGAAAGTAGATAAGGAAGAGCTAAGTTCCTTTATTAATAGCTTTCCATTCCAGCCAACAACAGCCCAGGAACGAGCTGTGAAAGAGATTTTGAAGGACATGCAGGCTCCTTATCGCATGAATCGACTTCTTCAAGGGGATGTTGGTTCAGGAAAGACAGCAGTTGCGGCAATTTGCCTTCATGCGAATATGACTGCGGGTAAACAAGGAGCATTAATGGTTCCTACTGAAATCCTGGCCGAGCAGCATGTGCAATCATTACGCGGATTATTCGGAGATATTGCACGAATTGAACTGCTTACCGGTTCAGTTAAAGGGAAGAAACGTAAAGAACTTCTTGCAGACTTGCAGAATGGCGAAATTGATCTAGTCATCGGGACACACGCATTGATTCAGGATGACGTGTTTTTTGCCGATCTCGGACTTGTTATTGTGGACGAACAACATCGCTTCGGGGTCGAACAGCGTCGTACATTAAGAGAAAAGGGACTTCATCCGGATGTACTCTTCATGACAGCAACCCCGATCCCGAGGACGCTTGCCATAACAGCGTTTGGTGACATGGATGTCTCTGTACTCGATGTGATGCCAGCCGGACGTAAGGAAATTAAAACATTTTGGATGAAGGATAACGAACTTCCCAAAATATTGGCGTCTGTTCAAAAGCATGTTTCCATGGGAGAACAGGCATATGTCATTTGTCCATTAATTGAGGAGTCGGACAAGCTTGATATTCAAAACGCTGTTGATCTGCATCAGCAGCTTGTCACTTACTTCCCTTCAAATATTAAGGTCGGATTGATGCATGGCCGTCTAACAGCACAAGAGAAAGACGAAGTGATGCAAGAGTTCCAGGAGAATCGGATCCAGATTCTTGTCTCAACAACAGTTGTTGAGGTCGGTGTGAACGTTCCAAATGCAACCGTTATGGTGATTTATGACGCAGAGCGATTTGGTCTGTCACAGCTTCATCAATTGCGCGGACGTGTAGGTAGAGGAGACAAGCAAAGCTACTGTATCCTCATTGCTGATCCCAAAGGAGAAGTAGGTAAAGAAAGAATGCGTATTATGACTGAGACGAATGACGGTTTTGTTCTTTCTGAAGAGGATCTCAAGTTGCGTGGGCCGGGGGACTTCTTTGGTAGAAAGCAGAGCGGATTACCAGAGTTCAAAATTGCCGACATGATACACGACTATCGGGCTTTGGAAACAGCAAGGCAAGATGCTTACGAAATTATCGAACAGAATTTGCTGGAAAAAGATCCAGAATTCAATTTGATTGCTGAAGAGTTGGAGAAAGAAAAAGCTTTTTCAGAAAAACTTGATTGA
- the plsX gene encoding phosphate acyltransferase PlsX: protein MKLAIDAMGGDNAPKAIVSGAMDAVKEMDNLTITLIGDEKQIAPYLSDTRNIEIIHTEEMITADDEPARAIRRKKNASLVLMAQEVKEGRADACISAGNTGALMAAGLFIVGRIKGIDRPALCPTLPTVDGKGFMLLDVGANVDAKPQHLLQYGVMGSIYAEKVRGIKNPTVGLLNVGTEDGKGTDLTKNAFSLLEAAPVNFVGNVEARDLLDGVADVVVTDGFTGNVALKTVEGTAMSVMKLMKEVLMSSAKAKIGASLIKKDLRGIKDKLDYSEYGGAALFGLAAPVVKAHGSSNSRAIFNAIKQAQYMADNQISSIIKTTIESMKVEEEAE, encoded by the coding sequence ATGAAGTTGGCAATTGACGCAATGGGCGGAGACAACGCACCGAAAGCAATCGTTTCAGGTGCAATGGATGCTGTTAAAGAGATGGACAATCTTACAATCACACTAATCGGTGATGAAAAGCAGATTGCCCCATATCTGTCCGATACTAGAAACATAGAAATCATCCATACGGAAGAGATGATCACCGCAGATGATGAGCCGGCGCGTGCAATCAGGAGGAAGAAAAACGCTTCTCTTGTTCTCATGGCACAGGAAGTGAAAGAAGGCCGTGCTGATGCTTGTATTTCAGCGGGCAATACCGGTGCTTTGATGGCTGCTGGGCTGTTTATCGTCGGACGTATCAAAGGCATTGACCGTCCTGCACTTTGCCCTACTTTGCCGACAGTGGACGGGAAAGGTTTTATGCTTCTGGATGTTGGGGCGAATGTTGATGCCAAACCGCAGCATCTGCTGCAATATGGCGTCATGGGATCAATTTATGCGGAAAAAGTCCGTGGTATTAAAAATCCGACTGTCGGGCTTCTAAACGTTGGAACTGAGGATGGGAAGGGAACTGACCTTACAAAGAACGCATTCAGTTTGCTTGAAGCGGCCCCAGTCAATTTCGTTGGAAATGTCGAGGCACGTGACCTGTTGGATGGAGTGGCAGACGTTGTTGTCACTGACGGGTTCACTGGAAATGTAGCCTTAAAGACAGTTGAAGGAACAGCAATGTCCGTTATGAAGTTGATGAAGGAAGTTCTAATGTCATCAGCGAAAGCAAAAATCGGGGCAAGCCTTATTAAAAAGGATTTGCGCGGCATTAAAGATAAACTGGACTATTCAGAGTATGGTGGTGCGGCTTTATTCGGACTGGCAGCCCCTGTTGTGAAAGCACACGGTTCGTCGAACAGCCGTGCAATTTTCAACGCGATTAAACAGGCGCAGTATATGGCAGACAATCAGATTTCCAGTATTATAAAAACGACGATTGAATCCATGAAAGTTGAGGAGGAAGCAGAATGA